A window of Bacteroidota bacterium contains these coding sequences:
- a CDS encoding acyl-CoA thioesterase has protein sequence MDTPKPVISHIITWETTVESWQLDFYQHVNNAVYLNYLESARVWFLTDSGIDFQSFLNQPAMPVVASVRMDFKKPAYMGDRLRVRTWISHKKRVSVTFSYEILNQAGELIHEADTVLVFVDPASKRAAPIPPDYQKLIKE, from the coding sequence ATGGATACGCCCAAACCAGTCATCAGCCACATCATAACCTGGGAAACCACGGTTGAATCCTGGCAGCTCGATTTCTACCAGCATGTCAACAACGCCGTTTACCTGAACTATCTCGAATCGGCCCGGGTCTGGTTTCTGACCGATTCCGGTATTGATTTTCAGTCGTTTCTGAACCAGCCGGCCATGCCCGTGGTCGCGTCGGTCAGAATGGATTTTAAAAAACCGGCTTATATGGGTGACCGGCTCAGGGTCCGTACCTGGATCAGCCATAAGAAACGGGTATCGGTGACGTTTTCCTACGAGATTCTGAATCAGGCCGGTGAGCTGATTCATGAGGCCGATACGGTGCTGGTCTTTGTCGATCCGGCGTCCAAACGGGCAGCCCCCATTCCACCGGACTATCAGAAACTGATAAAGGAATGA